Below is a window of Phoenix dactylifera cultivar Barhee BC4 chromosome 7, palm_55x_up_171113_PBpolish2nd_filt_p, whole genome shotgun sequence DNA.
GCCATCAGGACTTAATGAACCAATCCCAGAGGCAATCAAACCATATATGAATACTCTGCATCCACAGaagaaaaaacagtttactaatCAACTTAAACCAATGAATTCAAGTGAAACGCATTCAGTCAAGCAGAACCCAGCAGCATACCTCCTGCGATGGAACCGAGCAATTGGCTTGTCGCATTCGGGTGCAGCATTCCATTGCCCATTATACCTTGGTGTTCTTGCTGAGATGGCTGATGGAGCTGATGGTGGTGGCACCAATGAAGGAGCCATTAACTGGTGCTGTTAAGACTTGCTCTCCACTGAAAACTGGAAATTAACACTTTTGGAGTCACAATAGAAAAATGAACGGATAGGGTTGTGGTCCACTCTGGAACAGAACTGGTTTCCATTGGTTAGCTTTAGGATAAGGTTCCCACAGAGATCGCCCTTTGTGGTGATTTCTATCCTCACTTTGAACAAAGTTAGGGATGTGCCAATAAACTACAAACATGTGGTGTTATGgatgtgcaaaaataaaataacaggACGAGAGCTCAAGTTGAGAATCTGCCCATCTTCAACTTATTCTCGTTGAACATAGACAAATACACtagttcttaatttttaattaaggcAAACACATCATCAGATGCAGTATATGATAGTGGGTTTGCAAATAATAAACAGATCCCTGAACCATGGTAAACAAATTGGATGATCCCAGTCATTCGTCAGCAAGCCACCTAACAGGCTAGAGACTGCAACAACATAGGACTGGACAATAGGCAATTAGCCAAATTTTAAGAGTTGAAGATATGTTCATATTGTTGCACCCATTAGCTGGAAGACTAACATACTACAAGATCTCATGCACCAATAAAGCAAACCATAATGAAGATTTTGCACAGGATTTGGGCATGTATTTGCACAATTGTGTACTTTCTTTTGGGGTTGGTTAAGAGGTAAATCTCAACCCGTTTGTGGCTAGCTGCTGTTGAAACAGCACCGACCAGTGCAGCGAAACAGCACGAGCAGTCCATTCAGAAATAACCACCTGAAATTAGGGCCACGTCGCAAATCTTCAAGAA
It encodes the following:
- the LOC103719676 gene encoding uncharacterized protein LOC103719676, which gives rise to MAPSLVPPPSAPSAISARTPRYNGQWNAAPECDKPIARFHRRRVFIYGLIASGIGSLSPDGANAAQRRPPPPPPEEKKDPSVSGLQAKVLASKKRKEAMKEEMTKLREKGKPVDR